The Actinomadura graeca nucleotide sequence TCATCCAGGCCGCCTATTCCCGTCTCGGCTGGCCGTACGTGTGGGGCGGCGAGTCCGAGGCCGAGCACGGCTACGACTGCTCCGGCCTGATGCTGTACGCCTTCGGCCGCGCCGGGATCAAGCTCCCGCGCGTGGCCGCCGACCAGGCGCGCGCGGGCTGGATCATCCCCTACGGCAAGGCCGAGCCGGGCGACATGCTCATCTGGGCCAACGACCCGACGGCGCCCGGCTACATCTCCCACATCGCGCTCTACCTCGGCAACGGCAAGATGCTGGCCGCGCCCAGGACGGGCACCGTCGTCCAGATCCAGAACGTCTACACCCGCAACATGCGGGGCGCCGTCCGCGTCAGCCCCAAGATGGCAGCCCGCCTGGCGGGCTAGCCGGCCGGACGGCCGGGCCGGGACGGCGGGTCACAGCGGGCAGCCGCGGGACAGGAACTCCAGGTTGCGGTCCACCAGCGCGGGCAGCTCCTCGATCGGGGCGCCGTCCAGCCACTCGTACATCGCCGCCTGGAGGACGCCCAGGACCGCCCAGGTGAAGGTCTTCACGTCCGGGTCGTCGGTGGAGCGGCCGACCCGCTCGGCGATGATCTCCTTGAGGACGGCGTGGGTGCCCTCGCGGAGCGACTCGAACGTGCGGGCCCGCAGTGCCGGGACGGTCGCGGTCAGCCGCATCCGCGCGGTGATCGTCTCCAGTTCGTCCTGGTACATCTGCGGGAGGATCTCGCCGAACGTCGCGCGCAGCGCCTCGATCGGGGACAGCTCGGCGGGCTGCTCCCGGAACATCTCCGCCATGATCGGGTCGTACTCGTCGGTGACGACGACGTCCTCCTTGGTCGGGAAGTAGCGGAAGAACGTGCTGGGCGAGATCTCCGCCGCCGCGGCGATCTGCTCGACCGTGGTCTCGTCGTAGCCCCGCTCGCTGAAGAGGCGGAGGGCGTGGTCCTGGATGGCCCGCCGGGTCCTGAGCTTCTTGCGCTCCCGCAGCGGCAGCCGGTCGAGACGGTCGCGGAGCCGGTCGATCGCGTACTCAGGAAGCGGCGTGCTCATGGTCCGATTCTCTGTCATCGGCGCCGGGGCCCGCATCCCGCGCCGCGCGGCGCGGCTGGAAGGCCCACAGCAGCGCCGCCGCGGCCAGCGCGGCGACGGCGCAGGCGCCGAGCACCGCGTCCATTCCCTGGACGTAGGCGTCCCGGGCCGAGGCGAGCAGCGCGCCGTCCCCGAGGCGGTCCGCGACGGCCGCCGCCCCGCCGATCGAGTCGCGGGCCGCGCCGGCCGCGTCGCCGGGGAGCCCGGCGGTGGACACGCCGCCGCGGTAGACGGCCGACAGCAGGCTGCCGAGGCCCGCGACGCCGAGGGCGCCCGCGGTCTGGCGCAGGGTCTGGACGAGGCCGGACCCGCGTCCCGCCTGGTCCTCGGGCAGGGCCGCGATCAGCGCGTCCATGGACGGGATCAGCGTCAGGCCGCAGCCGAGGCCGAGGACGACCAGCCACGCGCAGGTCGTGCCGTAGGAGTCGGAGGCGTCGGTGAGGGCGCCCCAGCCGAGGCCCGCCGCCATCACCAGCAGCCCGGTCACGATGACCGGCTTGTGGCCGGTGCGCGGGGCGACGCGGTCGGTGACGATCCCGCCGGCGAGCAGGCCCAGCAGCATCGGGACCAGCCGCACGCCGGTGCCGAGCACGCCGTTGCCCTGGACGGCCTCCAGGTACTGCGGCAGGACGAACAGCACCCCGGCCATCACCAGGTTCGCGGCGACGGCGGCGACCATCGGCCACACGAACGCCGGGTCGCGGAACAGCCGGACGTCCATCATCGGCTCCGGGGCGCGCCGCTCCCACAGCGTGAACCCGGCCAGCAGCAGCGCCGCGGCGGCGAGCGCGGCGAGCACCACCGGGTCGCCCCAGCCCCGGGCCGGCGCCTCGATGACCCCGTACACGAGCGCGGCGAGCCCGCCCATGGACAGCACCGCCCCCTTGCCGTCCACGCGGGGCGCGGCGGGATCCCTGGTCTCGGGCAGCAGCAGCGCGATGGCGACGCCGCCGGCGGCGACCACCGGGACGTTGATCAGGAAGATCGAGCCCCACCAGAAGTGCTCCAGCAGCCAGCCGCCGAGCAGCGGGCCGAGGGGCAGCCCGAGCGCCATCGAGGCCGACCAGACCGCGACGGCGCGCGTCCGCTCCGCGGGCGGGAACACCGCGGGCAGCATCGACATCGACAGCGGGGTGACGACCGCGGCGCCGAGCCCCATGAACAGGCGGGCGGCGATCACGCCTGCGGCGCCGCCCGCGAACGCGCCGGCGAGCGAGGCCGCGCCGAAGACCGCGAGCCCGGCCAGCAGCAGCCGCTTGCGGCCGAAGCGGTCGCCGAGCAGGCCCGCCGGGAGCAGCAGCGCGGCGAAGACCAGCAGGTAGGAGTCGACGATCCACTGAAGGGCGCTGGTGCCCGCGTCGAGTTCCTCCGAGAGCGTGGTCAGCGCCAGGTTGAGGATCGTCATGTCGAAGCCGAGCGCCAGCATCGCCAGCGCCAGGGCGCCCAGGCCGAGCCAGCGCCGGGCGTACGGGACCTCCATGATAGCGGCCTCCAATTGAAAGTTAGTATTAAATGACAGTAACTTTCAAAAGATGTCCACTGTCAATCGGGGCCGGGGCTGGCGCCGGTCCGGACGGGGTTGTAATTTTGATTACATGACTACGAGTGAAACGGCGGAGCAGCTACGGGGCTGGTTCTCCGGACGGCTCCCCGAGGGCTGGTTCGAGGGACCCCTGGAGGTCGTCGTCGACCGCGAGGAGGTCAGCGTCGTCGGCCGCCTGCCCGAGCCGGAGGCCGGGCCGGACGCCTCGCAGGCCGAGCGGGCCGCCCTCGCGGAAGGGCACATCCAGCGCTTCCGCGAGGACACCCGCGACCAGCGCATCGCCATCGCCCGCGAGGCCGAGCACCGGTTCGGCCACAAGGTCTCCTGGGGCGCCGACTGCGGCGACCGGCGCGAGATGTTCACGACGCTGTCGGTGCCGGTCATGACCCGGCTGCGGCAGCCGGAGCGGCGCGTCCTGGACACCCTCGTGGACGCGGGCGTGGCCCGCAGCCGCAGCGACGCCCTCGCGTGGTGCGTGCGCCTCGTGGGCAAGAACACCGACGAGTGGCTCTCCGAGCTCAGGACGGCCCTGGAGTACGTCGAGCGCGCCCGTGCCGCCGGCCCGCAAGCCTGATATCACCGGAACGGTGGGAGAAGTGTCCCCCTCGGGCCATAATTGAGCGCGATCGCAGCGACCCATCACGGGTGCCGGCCCGTCACATGCCGGCCGCGTCAGGGACTGTCGCTGTGCACCGGCGCTCGAAAGGATGCCTGCATGGGGGTTCGGCGAAGCGGGATGTCGCGCGGCGGGGCGCGCCGGGACGGGATCAGGCGCAACCCCTCGGACGGTGCCGCGCTGGCGTCCGCGATCCGCCGCAGCGGCCCGTACGCGGCGATCCGCGACGCCGTCTACCGGATGTACGAGCGCCGCGTCGAGGCGTCCCTGCCCACCGACATCACCCCCCGGCACGTCGGCGTCATCCTGGACGGCAACCGGCGCTGGGCCAGGTCGATGGGGCTGGCCGACGTCAACACCGGGCACCAGCGCGGCGCCCAGAAGATCTCCGAGCTGCTGCAGTGGAGCACCGAGGCGGGCGTCGAGCACGTCACGCTTTGGCTGCTGTCGACCGACAACCTGGGCCGCCCCGCCGCCGAGCTCGAACCGCTGCTGGAGATCATCGAGAACACCGTCACCCGGCTCGCCGCCGACGGCTGGCACGTCAAGCCCGTCGGCGCCCTCGACCTGCTACCCGATAAGACCGCCCGCGTCCTGAAAGATGCGGGTGAGGCCACATCCGGTGCTCCCGGCCTGATTGTGAACGTCGCGGTTGGGTATGGAGGTAGACGTGAGATCGCTGATGCGGTGCGCTCTCTGCTCGTCGAGCAGGCGAGCCGGGGCACCAGCATCGAGGAACTCGCCGAGGTCCTCGACGTGGAGCACATCGCGGAGCATCTCTACACGCGCGGCCAGCCGGATCCGGACCTGGTCATCCGCACCTCGGGGGAGCAGCGTCTCTCCGGCTTCATGCTCTGGCAGAGCGCCCACTCGGAGTTCTACTTCTGCGAGGTCCACTGGCCGGACTTCCGCAAGGTCGACTTCCTCCGGGCCATGCGCTCGTACGCCGCGCGGCACCGGCGCTACGGTTCCTGACGGTCAAGCCCTGATCACCGCCCCAGGCCCGTCCCCCAGCGGGGGCGCGGGCCGTACGGGGGCGGACTGTCGCGCCACCGGTTGGTTCCCCATAGTCAGGGAGATCGAGTGGCCACAACCTCCCCGCGCCGTCCCGGCTCCGGGATCCCGTCCGGGACGAGCGTCCCGGACCGGCGCACGTACGTCCTCGACACCAGCGTCCTGCTCGCCGACCCGGGGGCGATGACCCGGTTCGCCGAGCACGAGGTCGTACTCCCCATCGTCGTCATCTCCGAGCTCGAGGCCAAGCGCCACCATCCGGAGCTCGGCTACTTCGCCCGCCAGGCCCTGCGCACGCTGGACGACCTGCGGGTGCGGGAGGGACGGCTGGACGAGGCGCTGCCCGTCGGCGACCAGGGCGGCACGCTGCGCGTCGAGCTCAACCACTCCGACCCGAGCGTCCTGCCGGACGGGTTCCGGCTCGGCGACAACGACACCCGGATCCTGTCGGTCGCGGGCTGGCTGGCCCAGGAGGGCCGCGACGTCGTGCTGGTCTCCAAGGACCTGCCGATGCGGGTGAAGGCGTCCGCCGTCGGCCTCGCGGCCGAGGAGTACCGCGCCGAGCTGGCGGTGGTCGAGTCCGGCTGGACCGGGATGCGGGAGCTGGAGGTCCCCGCCGGCCTGGTCGAGGAGCTGTACGAGACGGGCGGCGCGGACGTCGAGGAGGCCCTCGGCCTGCCCTGCCACACCGGGCTGAGGCTGCTGTCCGAGCGCGGCTCGGCCCTCGGGCGGACCCTGCCCGACAAGTCGGTCAAGCTGGTGCGGGGCGACCGCGAGGTGTTCGGCCTGCGCGGCCGGTCGGCGGAGCAGCGGATCGCGCTGGACCTGCTGATGGACGAGGACGTCGGGATCGTCTCCCTCGGCGGGCGCGCCGGGACCGGCAAGTCCGCCCTCGCGCTCTGCGCCGGGCTGGAGGCCGTCATGGAGCGGCACCGGCACCGCAAGGTCGTGGTGTTCCGGCCCCTGTACGCGGTCGGCGGGCAGGAGCTCGGCTACCTGCCGGGCTCGGAGAACGAGAAGATGTCGCCGTGGGCGCAGGCCGTCTACGACACCCTGTCGGCGGTGACCACGCCGGACGTCATCGACGAGGTTTTGGATCGTGGCATGTTGGAGGTCCTGCCGCTCACCCACATCCGCGGCCGCTCGCTGCACGACGCGTTCGTGATCGTCGACGAGGCGCAGTCGCTGGAGCGCGGGGTGCTGCTCACCGTCCTGTCCCGGATCGGGGCGGGCTCGCGGGTCGTGCTCACCCACGACGTGGCGCAGCGCGACAACCTGCGGGTCGGACGGCACGACGGCGTCGCCGCGGTGGTGGAACGTCTCAAGGGCCACCCGCTGTTCGCGCACGTGACACTGACCAGGTCCGAGCGGTCGCCGATCGCCGCCCTGGTGACGGACATGCTCGGCGACGTCGGCGCCTGACCGGCGCCCGCCCGTGAGTCTCGGCGGCCACGTGGAGGAACGGGCCGCCGGGGCTTCTCACGCGCCCTCGGGCACGGCCTCCGCGGCCTTTACGTAATGTAAGAATCCAATTGCGCTGCGTTGATATGTGATGAACGTCACACATGCCGGAAAGAGGGCCGAGAACCCCAGGTCTCCTCGCCGTTTCAGCGCTGTTCGCGCTGAGTTGACAACGCTCCGCGCGGGGGTGAGTTGTCCCATTCTGGTTGCGGAGCAGCCCCCGGACTCGGGCATTGTGTCCCCTCGTAAGCACCCCCAGACCGGCATCCGGCCAGTGCGCGCCCCCGACAACGCGCGCCGCGGACGACGCCGGGCGGGGCCCGTGGCCGTCCGCCTTCCGGACGGCCGGGCCGAGGGTGGAAACAGCTCGTGCGCGCGTCCATGCGCGTGCGACCGTCGGAAGGACCGCCTTGTCCGGAGACCGCCCCGGGTCCCCTAGGCGAGACGATCGACAAAGCTTCGCCCCCCAGGGGTCAGGTGGGCCCTTTGGCGCGCCTTACGGGCCTTTCGCCCCCCATGACGACTTCGCCTCCAACGACGACATCAAGGTCGCCGGCTCCCAGCCCGCGCAGCCCGCCCCCGCGGGCGACACGCTCGGCTTCCAGTCCCTCGGCTCCGTCCCCGCGCCCGAGTCGCCGCGCACGGACGCCTTCGCCGGCGTCCCGGACGAGATCGCGTTCACCCCGCCCGGAGGCGGCCCGGCCGCACCGGCGGCCATGTCCGCGCCGTCCGACGCCCCCAAGGCACGCGCCGGGCGCCGCAACGGCGTCCGGATCGCCGCGGTCCTCGCCGGCGCCGCGGTCGTGGTCGGCGGCGGCGCGGTCGCCGCGCTCGCCCTGACGGGCGGCGACGACGGCGCCGACCAGGCCACCGTCGCCTCCAAGCCGCTGGCCGACGCCGAGGTCCCCCAGGTCGACCCGAAGGTCCTGGAGGAGCAGCGCCGCAAGCAGGCGCTCGACCGTGCCTCCCGCGCCGTCCGCGAGGGCGCCGGGAAGGGCCCGTCCCTCCAGCCCAAGGGCAAGCCGCTCCCGACCAAGAAGCCCGAGGACGACAAGGGCGGCGGCGGCAGCGGGGGCAGCGGCGGCGGCCCGACCGGCGACCCCGTCCCCGCGGGCCAGGCCCAGGCCATCGCCAAGCGCCTCATGCCCGGCTACGGCGCCGCCTTCCGGAAGTCGGGCCAGTTCGGCTGCCTGGTGAACCTGTGGAACAAGGAGAGCCACTGGAACACTCACGCCGCCAACCCGTCCGGCGCCTACGGGATCCCGCAGGCGCTTCCCGGCACCAAGATGTCCAGCGCCGGGCCGGACTGGCAGAACAACGCCACCACCCAGATCAAGTGGGGCCTCGGCTACATCAAGGGCCGCTACGGCAGCCCCTGCGGCGCCTGGAGCCACTCCGAGTCGGTGGGCTGGTACTGACCACGGGCCGTCCGCGCATCACGGGCCGGCCGCGCGTCACGGGTCAGCCCCGTGACGCGTTGGTCATGCCCAGGACGTCCAGGGCCTCGTCGAGCTGCTCGACCGTCAGCCGCCCCTCGTCCACGTGGCCGCGCTCCAGCACGACCTCGCGGATCGTCCTGCGCTCCCGCAGCGCCTGCTTGGCGATCTGCGCCGCCTCCTCGTACCCGAGGTAGCGGTTGAGGGGCGTCACGATCGACGGCGAGGACTCGGCGTACTCGCGCAGCCGGTCCACGTCCGCCTCGATGCCGTCCACGCAGCGGTCGGCGAGCAGCCGCGACACGCTCGCCAGCAGCGCGATCGACTCCAGGACGTTGCGGGCCAGCATCGGCAGCATCACGTTCAGCTCGAAGCTGCCGGACGCGCCGCCGAACGCGACCGCCGCGTCGTTCCCGATCACCTGCGCCGCCACCTGCGCGACCGCCTCGGGGATCACGGGGTTGACCTTCCCCGGCATGATCGACGAGCCGGGCTGCAGGTCGGGCAGCCGGATCTCGGCGAGCCCGGCGCGCGGCCCCGATCCCATCCAGCGCAGATCGTTGGCGATCTTGGTGAGGCCGACCGCGATCGTGCGGAGCGCGCCGCTGGCCTCCACCAGTCCGTCCCGCGCGCCCTGCGCCTCGAAGTGGTCGCGCGCCTCGGTCAGCGGGAGGCCGGTGACGCGGGCGATCTCGGCGATGACGCGGCCGCCGAACCCCTCCGGCGTGTTGATCCCGGTGCCGACCGCCGTGCCGCCGAGCGGCAGCTCCGCCAGCCGGGGCAGGACGGCCTCCAGCCGCTCCACGCCGTAGCGGACCTGCGCGGCGTACCCGCCGAACTCCTGCCCCAGCGTCACGGGCGTCGCGTCCATCAGGTGGGTGCGCCCGGACTTCACCACCGTCGCGAACTCGGCCGCCTTGCGCCCCAGCGCCGCCTCCAGATGCCTCAGCGCGGGCACGAGGTCGTTCAGGACGGCCCCGGTGGCCGCGACATGGATCGAGGACGGGAACACGTCGTTGGACGACTGAGAGGCGTTCACGTCGTCGTTGGGGTGCACCGGGCGGCCGAGCCGCTCCTGTGCCAGCGTCGCGACGACCTCGTTGGCGTTCATGTTGGACGACGTGCCCGAGCCCGTCTGGAAGACGTCGACGGGGAACTGGTCGTCCCACTTCCCGGCGGCGACCTCCAGCGCCGCCTCCCTGATCGCGGCGGCGACGTCGCCGTCCAGGACGCCGAGCTCGGCGTTGACCGCCGCGGCGGCGGCCTTGATGTGGCCGAGCGCGGCGATGTGCGCGGGCTCCAGCGTCCGGCCCGAGATCGGGAAGTTCTCCACCGCGCGCTGGGTCTGCGCCCGCCACCTGGCCGCCGCGGGCACCTGGACCTCGCCCATTGAGTCGCGCTCGACCCGGAACCCCTGCCCTGTCGACTCCTGATCGGTCATGCGAGAAGCCACCTCCGACTACGAATCTAACGCCGTCATCGGTGGCAGCTCCGCGGACGTCCCGCCCATTCCCGGCGGCGTCCGCTCCCGGGCGGGTCAGCCCCCGCCGGTCCTGTTCAGGTTGTAGCTCTTGCGCTGTCCGGGGTTGCCGAGGGGCTGCTGCCGTCCGTTCACCCAGACGTCGCAGGCGGACGCGTCGTAGATGACGGCGTTGAGCAGCGACTGGTCGTACTTGCGGACCTCGCCGATCGTGAGCGTCGCGTCGGTGAGCACCGTGATCACGTCCCCGGGCATCGCGACGAAGATCCGGCACCCGGAGGTGCGGGCGCGCACCGCCAGCGTGCTGGCCGTGACACCGGGCGGCGGGGTGCCGCGCACGGGCGGGTCGACGGTGCCCGACGTCGACGCGGACGGGGAGGCGCCCGGCTTCTCCCGCATCATCCCGACGATGAGGGCGGTGGCGCCGATACCGCAGGACGCGACGGTGGCGCCGATCAGCGCGATCACGACCATCATCCGGTAGCGGGGCGTCGGGGAGCGGCGGCCGCGGCCGGACCGGGGCCCGGCCAGCACGCGCTCCAGCCGGTCGGCCGCGCGGGCGTGGCTCAGGCGCCGCGTGGGGTTCTTCTCCAGCAGCCCGGTGATGATCGGCGCGAGCGCGCCCGCGTTCTGCGGGGGCGGCGTGGACTCGGTCGCCAGCGCGCTGAGCGTCGCCATCACGTTCTCGCGCTCGAACGGCGGACGGCCCTCCAGCGCCGCGTACAGGGTCGCGCCGAGCGACCACAGGTCCGACCGGGGGGTCGCCTTCTCCCCGGCGGCGACCTCGGGGGCCACGTACGCGGGCGACCCCATGAAGTGGCCCGTCTTGGTGAGGCTGGCCGAGCCCGAGGAGAACGCCAGCCCGAAGTCGGTGAGGACGACCCGGTCGCCGTCCAGCAGCACGTTGCTCGGCTTGAGGTCGCGGTGCACGATCCCGGCCTTGTGCGCGGTGCCGAGGGCGTCCAGCAGCGAGCGGCCGATGTGCGCGACGCGGTCGGGCGGCAGCGGCCCGGACCGCACGATGAGCTGTTCGAGGTTGGGCGCCTCGATCATCTCCATGACGATCCAGGGCCGGCCCTGCTCGATGACGACGTCGTACACCTCGACGATGTTGTGCGTGCGCAGCTGGGCGGGAGCGCGCGCCTCGCGGAGGGTGCGGCGGTAGAAGACGACCCGGTCGTCCTCGGACAGCTCGTGGGGGAGCCGCAGCTCCTTGATCGCGACGGGCCGGTCAAGGAGTTCGTCGTGCCCTCTCCATACGGTGCCGTTCGCACCCTGACCAAGCTCCGAGACCAGCCGGTAGCGCGTCGCGAGCACGAAGCGCTCTGACTGAGACATGGCGGAAAAGATACCGGAGTGGCCAGCCGGTCAGCGGTGAGACCTCGCTACCGAGTTGGATTTTAGACCAATAAATGTGATCTACCGGGTGTTATCCCCTTCTGCCAATCCTCAGAACGGGCCCCGCGGTGTCGGCGAAGAAGTCCCCGCCCTTGTCGTCGACCACGATGAACGCGGGGAAGTCCTCCACTTCGATCTTCCAGACCGCCTCCATGCCGAGCTCCGCGTACTCCAGGACCTCGACCTTCTTGATGCAGTCCTGCGCGAGCCGGGCCGCGGGGCCGCCGATCGAACCGAGGTAGAAGCCGCCGTGCGCGGCGCAGGCGTCGGTGACCTGCTGGGACCGGTTGCCCTTGGCCAGCA carries:
- a CDS encoding TetR family transcriptional regulator; this translates as MSTPLPEYAIDRLRDRLDRLPLRERKKLRTRRAIQDHALRLFSERGYDETTVEQIAAAAEISPSTFFRYFPTKEDVVVTDEYDPIMAEMFREQPAELSPIEALRATFGEILPQMYQDELETITARMRLTATVPALRARTFESLREGTHAVLKEIIAERVGRSTDDPDVKTFTWAVLGVLQAAMYEWLDGAPIEELPALVDRNLEFLSRGCPL
- a CDS encoding MFS transporter, yielding MEVPYARRWLGLGALALAMLALGFDMTILNLALTTLSEELDAGTSALQWIVDSYLLVFAALLLPAGLLGDRFGRKRLLLAGLAVFGAASLAGAFAGGAAGVIAARLFMGLGAAVVTPLSMSMLPAVFPPAERTRAVAVWSASMALGLPLGPLLGGWLLEHFWWGSIFLINVPVVAAGGVAIALLLPETRDPAAPRVDGKGAVLSMGGLAALVYGVIEAPARGWGDPVVLAALAAAALLLAGFTLWERRAPEPMMDVRLFRDPAFVWPMVAAVAANLVMAGVLFVLPQYLEAVQGNGVLGTGVRLVPMLLGLLAGGIVTDRVAPRTGHKPVIVTGLLVMAAGLGWGALTDASDSYGTTCAWLVVLGLGCGLTLIPSMDALIAALPEDQAGRGSGLVQTLRQTAGALGVAGLGSLLSAVYRGGVSTAGLPGDAAGAARDSIGGAAAVADRLGDGALLASARDAYVQGMDAVLGACAVAALAAAALLWAFQPRRAARDAGPGADDRESDHEHAAS
- a CDS encoding isoprenyl transferase, which gives rise to MYERRVEASLPTDITPRHVGVILDGNRRWARSMGLADVNTGHQRGAQKISELLQWSTEAGVEHVTLWLLSTDNLGRPAAELEPLLEIIENTVTRLAADGWHVKPVGALDLLPDKTARVLKDAGEATSGAPGLIVNVAVGYGGRREIADAVRSLLVEQASRGTSIEELAEVLDVEHIAEHLYTRGQPDPDLVIRTSGEQRLSGFMLWQSAHSEFYFCEVHWPDFRKVDFLRAMRSYAARHRRYGS
- a CDS encoding PhoH family protein codes for the protein MPSGTSVPDRRTYVLDTSVLLADPGAMTRFAEHEVVLPIVVISELEAKRHHPELGYFARQALRTLDDLRVREGRLDEALPVGDQGGTLRVELNHSDPSVLPDGFRLGDNDTRILSVAGWLAQEGRDVVLVSKDLPMRVKASAVGLAAEEYRAELAVVESGWTGMRELEVPAGLVEELYETGGADVEEALGLPCHTGLRLLSERGSALGRTLPDKSVKLVRGDREVFGLRGRSAEQRIALDLLMDEDVGIVSLGGRAGTGKSALALCAGLEAVMERHRHRKVVVFRPLYAVGGQELGYLPGSENEKMSPWAQAVYDTLSAVTTPDVIDEVLDRGMLEVLPLTHIRGRSLHDAFVIVDEAQSLERGVLLTVLSRIGAGSRVVLTHDVAQRDNLRVGRHDGVAAVVERLKGHPLFAHVTLTRSERSPIAALVTDMLGDVGA
- a CDS encoding lytic transglycosylase domain-containing protein gives rise to the protein MSGDRPGSPRRDDRQSFAPQGSGGPFGAPYGPFAPHDDFASNDDIKVAGSQPAQPAPAGDTLGFQSLGSVPAPESPRTDAFAGVPDEIAFTPPGGGPAAPAAMSAPSDAPKARAGRRNGVRIAAVLAGAAVVVGGGAVAALALTGGDDGADQATVASKPLADAEVPQVDPKVLEEQRRKQALDRASRAVREGAGKGPSLQPKGKPLPTKKPEDDKGGGGSGGSGGGPTGDPVPAGQAQAIAKRLMPGYGAAFRKSGQFGCLVNLWNKESHWNTHAANPSGAYGIPQALPGTKMSSAGPDWQNNATTQIKWGLGYIKGRYGSPCGAWSHSESVGWY
- a CDS encoding class II fumarate hydratase, yielding MTDQESTGQGFRVERDSMGEVQVPAAARWRAQTQRAVENFPISGRTLEPAHIAALGHIKAAAAAVNAELGVLDGDVAAAIREAALEVAAGKWDDQFPVDVFQTGSGTSSNMNANEVVATLAQERLGRPVHPNDDVNASQSSNDVFPSSIHVAATGAVLNDLVPALRHLEAALGRKAAEFATVVKSGRTHLMDATPVTLGQEFGGYAAQVRYGVERLEAVLPRLAELPLGGTAVGTGINTPEGFGGRVIAEIARVTGLPLTEARDHFEAQGARDGLVEASGALRTIAVGLTKIANDLRWMGSGPRAGLAEIRLPDLQPGSSIMPGKVNPVIPEAVAQVAAQVIGNDAAVAFGGASGSFELNVMLPMLARNVLESIALLASVSRLLADRCVDGIEADVDRLREYAESSPSIVTPLNRYLGYEEAAQIAKQALRERRTIREVVLERGHVDEGRLTVEQLDEALDVLGMTNASRG
- a CDS encoding serine/threonine-protein kinase codes for the protein MSQSERFVLATRYRLVSELGQGANGTVWRGHDELLDRPVAIKELRLPHELSEDDRVVFYRRTLREARAPAQLRTHNIVEVYDVVIEQGRPWIVMEMIEAPNLEQLIVRSGPLPPDRVAHIGRSLLDALGTAHKAGIVHRDLKPSNVLLDGDRVVLTDFGLAFSSGSASLTKTGHFMGSPAYVAPEVAAGEKATPRSDLWSLGATLYAALEGRPPFERENVMATLSALATESTPPPQNAGALAPIITGLLEKNPTRRLSHARAADRLERVLAGPRSGRGRRSPTPRYRMMVVIALIGATVASCGIGATALIVGMMREKPGASPSASTSGTVDPPVRGTPPPGVTASTLAVRARTSGCRIFVAMPGDVITVLTDATLTIGEVRKYDQSLLNAVIYDASACDVWVNGRQQPLGNPGQRKSYNLNRTGGG